Within the Deinobacterium chartae genome, the region GGGAAGGCTCATTCGGGCACGACGCCGTGATCGGGCAGCGCGGCCCCTTCGGGCAGACGCAGGCTGGAGATCGTAAAGCGCACGGCCGTCCGCTCCTCGGCATCGAGCTCGAGTTTGACAAAAGCGGGCTGGGTGGTGAGGTCCAGCCGGTCCGGAATGAT harbors:
- a CDS encoding stage V sporulation protein S, producing METLRVSGKSRPNAVAGAIAALLRTQGEVEVQAIGPAAVNQAVKAIAIARGYIIPDRLDLTTQPAFVKLELDAEERTAVRFTISSLRLPEGAALPDHGVVPE